A stretch of Chloracidobacterium sp. DNA encodes these proteins:
- a CDS encoding 4-hydroxy-3-methylbut-2-enyl diphosphate reductase encodes MATANDAATGTALRQHPSRSGFGLRAEVHDNIKNDFDSPLVQRIKAAGGTHRVGRLTFRLAQEFGFCYGVDHALDLAYETHVRFPNRRIYLTGEIIHNPTVNEQLAKMGYCFLQPGDEVTADDIVLIPAFGAPTHELERLKNIGCLLVDTTCGSVVHVWKRVEKYAREGFTAIIHGKYDHEETKATRSRTTLYEGGKFLVIRDRAQAQDVCDYIEGRGDRAAFLAKYAPVATPGFDPDRDLERVGLANQTTMLSSESLEIAEMIRQAMLRRYGAEELKARFRSFDTICSATQERQDAILKLIEEPLDLVIVVGGYNSSNTEHLCEIASERWPTYHINAPECLVSSREIRHKPAFSKHETTSWDWLPAGEVTIGITAGASTPNKVVGDCIERIARLAGAA; translated from the coding sequence ATGGCGACGGCAAATGACGCAGCGACGGGGACCGCGCTCCGACAACATCCTTCCCGCAGTGGTTTTGGTTTGCGCGCCGAAGTTCACGACAACATCAAAAACGACTTCGACAGCCCGCTGGTGCAACGCATCAAGGCCGCCGGCGGGACACATCGCGTTGGACGGCTGACCTTTCGGCTCGCTCAGGAGTTTGGTTTTTGCTACGGCGTGGATCACGCGCTGGACTTGGCTTATGAAACGCACGTTCGGTTTCCCAACCGGCGCATCTATCTGACGGGCGAAATTATTCACAACCCGACGGTCAACGAGCAGTTGGCCAAGATGGGCTATTGTTTCCTGCAGCCGGGCGATGAAGTCACCGCCGACGACATTGTGTTGATTCCGGCTTTCGGCGCGCCGACCCACGAACTGGAACGCCTCAAAAACATCGGCTGTTTACTGGTGGATACGACGTGTGGCTCAGTCGTCCACGTCTGGAAACGGGTGGAAAAATACGCCCGCGAAGGTTTTACGGCGATCATTCACGGCAAGTACGATCACGAGGAAACCAAGGCGACGCGCTCCCGAACGACGCTGTACGAAGGCGGGAAGTTTTTGGTCATCCGTGATCGTGCTCAGGCGCAGGATGTGTGTGACTACATTGAAGGGCGCGGCGATCGCGCGGCGTTTTTGGCGAAGTACGCGCCGGTGGCGACGCCGGGGTTTGACCCCGACCGCGACTTGGAGCGCGTCGGTCTGGCCAATCAGACGACGATGCTTTCGAGCGAGTCGCTGGAAATCGCCGAGATGATTCGGCAGGCGATGCTGCGGCGTTACGGAGCCGAAGAACTCAAAGCCCGCTTCCGGTCGTTCGACACGATATGCAGCGCCACACAGGAGCGTCAGGACGCCATTCTCAAGCTGATTGAGGAGCCGCTGGATTTGGTCATCGTCGTCGGCGGCTACAACAGCAGCAATACGGAGCACCTGTGCGAAATCGCCTCGGAACGCTGGCCGACCTATCACATCAACGCGCCGGAGTGTTTGGTTTCATCCCGTGAGATTCGGCACAAGCCCGCTTTCAGCAAGCACGAGACGACTTCGTGGGATTGGCTGCCGGCCGGCGAAGTCACCATCGGCATTACCGCCGGTGCGTCAACGCCGAACAAAGTGGTCGGCGACTGCATCGAGCGCATTGCCCGTTTGGCGGGCGCGGCGTAG
- a CDS encoding fatty acid desaturase family protein, with protein MLGGVGQQGEEFRQTVKHPLLSPAVVKRLSVLSPWRATASLALDWGVILGLVTTTLWVNHPALWCLAPFGIAAAQHGLAILAHQAAHYRMFQTRWLNDAVGMLCAAPLGVSMHTYRILHRIHHNHLYTPADPDMALMAGYPRGRWKLAKKFIKDLLGVTAVKNYLYFFGKPLRKATPDGPAVHMSMVDDTSEALRRAARADQRLVVILHIVLLGAAVATGWWPTYFVLWLLPLVTLLQFVLRLRALCEHGAVTDTSTPLRAARTNLVPWYVRVWLFPHQMHYHIEHHLYPSIPHYRLPECHAALRDIGALDDAEVSASLRATWRKFFAPAAPTATKTMA; from the coding sequence ATGCTCGGCGGCGTCGGACAACAGGGCGAGGAATTTCGGCAGACGGTTAAGCATCCGCTGCTGTCGCCGGCGGTCGTCAAGCGGCTCTCTGTACTGTCGCCGTGGCGGGCGACAGCTTCGTTGGCGCTGGATTGGGGCGTCATTCTCGGTCTGGTCACGACGACGCTGTGGGTCAATCATCCCGCTCTGTGGTGCCTCGCGCCCTTTGGGATCGCCGCCGCGCAGCATGGTTTGGCGATTCTGGCGCACCAAGCGGCGCACTACCGCATGTTCCAGACGCGGTGGCTCAACGACGCGGTTGGGATGCTCTGCGCCGCGCCGCTGGGCGTTTCGATGCACACCTACCGCATCCTGCACCGCATCCACCACAACCACCTCTACACGCCGGCCGACCCGGACATGGCGCTGATGGCCGGTTATCCGCGTGGACGGTGGAAACTGGCGAAAAAGTTCATCAAAGACCTGTTGGGTGTCACGGCTGTCAAGAACTACCTGTACTTCTTCGGCAAGCCGCTGCGGAAAGCGACGCCGGACGGACCAGCTGTGCATATGTCCATGGTGGACGATACTTCGGAGGCGCTGCGGCGGGCGGCGCGCGCCGACCAGCGCCTTGTTGTCATTCTGCACATAGTTCTGCTTGGCGCGGCGGTCGCCACTGGTTGGTGGCCGACGTACTTCGTCCTGTGGCTACTACCGCTGGTGACGTTGCTTCAGTTTGTGCTGCGGCTGCGGGCGCTATGCGAGCATGGAGCGGTGACGGACACCTCGACGCCGCTGCGCGCGGCGCGGACGAATCTCGTGCCGTGGTACGTTCGCGTCTGGCTCTTCCCACACCAAATGCACTACCACATTGAGCATCACCTGTATCCGAGCATCCCGCACTATCGGCTGCCGGAATGCCATGCGGCGCTGCGTGACATCGGCGCGCTTGACGACGCTGAAGTATCGGCGTCGCTGCGCGCAACGTGGCGCAAGTTTTTTGCCCCTGCTGCGCCGACGGCGACCAAGACGATGGCATAG
- a CDS encoding ABC transporter permease subunit, translating to MTWWDFIVDNRTGLLVAWREHVWLVVAATVLAVMIGVPLGIAAARRPQLRNAVFMVVNIVQTVPSLALFGLLLPLPWLGGIGARTAIVALTLYALLPIVRNTATGILGVEPSVREAAEALGLTGWQRLRYVELPLAANVILAGVRTAVTLAVGTATIAAAVGAGGLGAFIFRGLRQNDNRLLVTGGVLAALLALLADAVFAAFERRPPPPAAPQTSRRLAAAAGLALIFLPVAWSYRAASPVAKVSRRPVVVGSKDFTESVILAEILAQRLEAQGVAVERRFELGGHLAHESLLAGAIDVYPEYTGTAWTAILGERPLTDPQAVYAGVRRDYAARFGLVVGPPLGFRNDFAILVRRQTAMQYSLRTISDAARAPLRWRAGFGQDFMSRADGYAGFCAAYGFRFETPREMELSLTYRALAAGELDIIAGNATDGLIAALDLVALEDDRRYFPPYQAVYVVRRAAWEATPELAEAVRALDGVIDTDTMRRLNDAVDGEKRTPREVAAAFLAGGFRKSTGGRK from the coding sequence ATGACGTGGTGGGATTTCATCGTTGACAACCGAACAGGCCTGCTTGTCGCGTGGCGTGAGCACGTGTGGTTGGTCGTTGCGGCGACGGTGTTGGCGGTCATGATCGGCGTCCCGCTGGGGATTGCGGCGGCGCGGCGGCCGCAGCTGCGCAACGCGGTGTTCATGGTCGTCAACATTGTGCAGACCGTGCCGAGTCTGGCGCTGTTCGGACTGCTGTTGCCGCTGCCGTGGCTGGGCGGCATCGGCGCGCGAACGGCGATCGTGGCGCTGACGCTCTACGCGCTGCTGCCCATCGTACGCAACACGGCGACCGGTATCTTGGGTGTGGAGCCGAGCGTGCGGGAGGCGGCCGAGGCGCTGGGACTGACCGGTTGGCAACGGTTGCGCTACGTTGAGTTGCCGTTGGCGGCGAACGTCATCTTGGCCGGCGTACGAACAGCCGTCACGCTCGCCGTCGGAACGGCGACGATTGCGGCCGCCGTCGGTGCGGGCGGTCTCGGCGCGTTCATCTTTCGCGGGTTGCGACAGAACGACAATCGGCTGCTTGTCACCGGCGGCGTTTTGGCGGCGCTGCTGGCGCTTTTGGCGGACGCCGTCTTTGCCGCGTTCGAGCGGCGACCGCCGCCACCGGCGGCGCCGCAAACGTCAAGACGTTTGGCAGCCGCAGCGGGACTGGCGTTGATTTTTTTACCGGTCGCGTGGAGCTACCGCGCCGCTTCACCGGTCGCCAAAGTTAGTCGTCGCCCAGTTGTGGTTGGGTCGAAGGATTTCACCGAGTCGGTCATTCTGGCGGAGATTTTGGCGCAGCGGCTTGAAGCGCAGGGCGTCGCCGTTGAGCGGCGCTTCGAGTTGGGCGGCCACTTGGCGCATGAGTCGTTGTTGGCCGGCGCGATTGACGTGTATCCCGAATACACTGGAACGGCGTGGACGGCCATTCTGGGGGAACGCCCGCTGACCGATCCGCAGGCGGTGTACGCAGGCGTGCGGCGCGACTACGCAGCGCGCTTTGGTTTGGTCGTCGGGCCGCCGCTTGGTTTTCGGAACGACTTCGCCATTCTGGTTCGGCGGCAAACGGCGATGCAGTACAGCCTGCGGACGATTTCCGACGCGGCGCGTGCGCCGCTCCGGTGGCGAGCCGGTTTTGGACAGGATTTCATGTCGCGGGCGGACGGCTACGCCGGATTTTGTGCGGCCTATGGTTTTCGTTTCGAGACGCCGCGTGAAATGGAGTTGTCGCTGACGTACCGGGCGCTGGCGGCGGGTGAACTCGACATCATCGCCGGCAACGCCACCGACGGTTTGATCGCTGCGCTCGATTTGGTCGCGTTGGAAGACGACCGTCGGTATTTCCCGCCCTACCAAGCGGTGTACGTTGTTCGGCGGGCGGCGTGGGAGGCGACGCCGGAATTGGCGGAGGCCGTTCGCGCGCTGGACGGCGTGATTGACACGGACACGATGCGGCGTTTGAACGACGCCGTGGACGGCGAAAAGCGGACGCCGCGCGAGGTCGCCGCCGCGTTTCTCGCCGGCGGTTTTCGAAAGTCAACCGGAGGCAGGAAGTGA
- a CDS encoding ATP-binding cassette domain-containing protein: protein MPEIEPAPVEMRQVHLTRGQTSVLRGVSLTISRGEIVMLLGASGSGKTSLLKLVNRLLEPTAGEVWVAGRPTAAWDLIQLRRRIGYVMQDAGLFPHCTVARNVGLLLELEGRPAAERQARVAALLELVGLDPAAYAQRFPAELSGGERQRVGVARALALDPELLLLDEPFGALDPVVRARLQQEFADLARTLNKTVLFVTHDLQEALRIGTRICLLAEGKLVADATPGDFPQLDVPEVQAYVRAAGR from the coding sequence ATGCCGGAGATTGAACCAGCCCCGGTCGAAATGCGCCAGGTTCACCTAACGCGCGGACAAACCAGCGTTCTTAGAGGCGTGAGTCTCACGATTAGCCGGGGTGAAATCGTCATGTTGCTAGGCGCGTCGGGGAGTGGGAAAACTTCACTGCTCAAGCTTGTCAACCGCCTCCTTGAACCAACGGCTGGGGAAGTGTGGGTTGCAGGTCGGCCAACGGCCGCATGGGATCTGATTCAGCTGCGGCGACGCATTGGCTACGTAATGCAGGACGCCGGCTTGTTTCCGCATTGCACCGTCGCGCGCAACGTCGGCCTGCTGCTCGAATTGGAAGGGCGTCCGGCGGCGGAGCGCCAAGCGCGGGTGGCGGCGTTGCTGGAATTGGTCGGACTTGACCCGGCGGCCTACGCGCAGCGTTTCCCGGCGGAACTATCAGGCGGTGAACGGCAGCGCGTCGGTGTGGCGCGGGCGTTGGCGCTTGATCCGGAGCTATTGCTGCTGGATGAACCGTTCGGCGCGCTTGATCCGGTCGTGCGGGCGCGGTTGCAACAGGAGTTTGCGGACTTAGCGCGCACGTTGAACAAAACCGTCCTGTTTGTGACGCATGACCTCCAGGAAGCCTTGCGGATCGGAACGCGGATTTGCCTGTTGGCGGAAGGAAAACTTGTCGCCGACGCGACGCCGGGCGATTTCCCGCAGCTTGACGTACCGGAAGTGCAGGCGTACGTACGGGCGGCCGGCCGGTGA
- a CDS encoding SUF system NifU family Fe-S cluster assembly protein: MSNKSLYGEQIIYLSKHPKNFRPIENADYKCEGANPLCGDRVTVYVKVGDDETLEDVAFQGSGCAICMASASMMTTSVKGKKRAEAEQLFDEFHRLVKGELDPAREEHHLGKLTMFENVSHYPVRVKCASLPWHALRNALENKGVASTE; this comes from the coding sequence ATGAGCAACAAGAGTCTTTACGGCGAACAGATTATTTACCTCAGCAAGCACCCGAAGAACTTTCGGCCGATTGAAAACGCCGACTACAAGTGTGAGGGCGCGAACCCGCTCTGCGGCGACCGGGTGACGGTGTACGTGAAGGTCGGCGACGACGAAACGTTGGAGGATGTGGCGTTTCAGGGGAGCGGGTGCGCGATTTGCATGGCGTCGGCCTCGATGATGACCACCAGCGTGAAGGGCAAGAAACGCGCTGAGGCAGAGCAGCTCTTCGACGAGTTTCACCGGCTGGTCAAGGGTGAACTCGACCCAGCGCGCGAGGAACACCATCTTGGCAAGCTGACAATGTTTGAGAACGTCAGTCACTACCCGGTGCGCGTCAAGTGCGCTAGCCTGCCGTGGCACGCGCTGCGCAACGCGCTGGAAAACAAGGGCGTCGCTTCGACTGAATAG
- a CDS encoding cysteine desulfurase, protein MTAQAVPATAATLDAVALRADFPTLRRTINGRPLVYLDNAATSQKPQVVIDRMHRFYTEEYSTVRRSIHLLSAEATRAYEATRRTAAQLLNAPETRQIIFTKGTTEGINLVAHGYGRKFVGEGDEIIISATEHHANIVPWQMLCEEKGARLRVIPVDDRGELILEAYEKLLTDRTKLVAVGHVSNALGTIHPVEEIIRLAHAHGVPVLVDGAQAAPHMPVDVQALDCDFYVFSGHKACGPTGVGVLYGKAAWLERMNPFLGGGDMIESVTFEKTTYAPIPHKFEAGTPPIAEVIGLGTALEYLRNIGLEAIAAYEHELLEQATARLSAIPGVRIIGTARRKAAIVSFVVDGIHPHDIGTLLDQEGVAIRAGHHCAQPVMARYGVPATARASFAFYNLPSEIEALGAAIEKAIAVFAV, encoded by the coding sequence ATGACGGCTCAGGCGGTACCGGCGACGGCTGCGACTCTCGACGCCGTGGCGCTGCGGGCGGATTTTCCAACGCTTCGGCGCACGATCAACGGTCGTCCGCTGGTGTATCTCGACAACGCGGCGACTAGCCAGAAGCCGCAGGTCGTCATTGACCGGATGCATCGGTTCTATACGGAGGAGTACTCGACCGTTCGGCGCAGCATTCACCTGCTGTCCGCCGAGGCGACGCGGGCGTACGAGGCGACGCGGCGGACGGCGGCGCAACTCCTCAACGCGCCGGAGACGCGCCAAATCATTTTCACAAAGGGCACAACCGAGGGCATCAACTTGGTGGCGCACGGCTATGGGCGGAAATTTGTCGGCGAAGGCGACGAGATCATCATCTCGGCGACCGAACACCATGCCAACATCGTGCCGTGGCAGATGTTGTGCGAAGAAAAGGGCGCACGGCTGCGCGTCATCCCCGTGGACGACCGGGGCGAGTTGATTCTGGAAGCCTACGAAAAGCTGCTCACCGACCGGACGAAACTGGTGGCGGTCGGGCATGTTTCCAACGCGCTGGGGACGATTCACCCGGTCGAGGAGATCATCCGACTGGCGCACGCCCACGGCGTACCGGTGCTGGTGGATGGCGCACAGGCGGCCCCGCACATGCCGGTGGACGTACAGGCGCTGGACTGTGATTTCTACGTGTTTTCCGGCCATAAGGCCTGCGGCCCGACGGGCGTCGGCGTCCTCTACGGCAAGGCGGCATGGCTTGAGCGGATGAATCCTTTTCTCGGCGGCGGCGACATGATCGAAAGCGTCACGTTCGAGAAGACGACGTACGCGCCGATTCCACACAAGTTTGAAGCCGGGACGCCGCCCATCGCCGAAGTCATTGGGCTTGGGACGGCGCTTGAGTATCTGCGCAACATCGGGTTGGAAGCTATCGCCGCCTACGAGCACGAACTGCTGGAGCAAGCGACGGCGCGACTGTCCGCCATCCCCGGCGTTAGGATTATTGGAACGGCGCGGCGGAAGGCGGCGATTGTGTCGTTTGTGGTTGACGGGATTCATCCGCACGACATTGGAACGCTGCTCGATCAGGAGGGCGTCGCCATCCGCGCCGGCCATCACTGCGCCCAGCCGGTGATGGCGCGCTACGGCGTGCCGGCGACGGCGCGCGCGTCGTTTGCGTTCTACAACCTGCCGTCGGAGATTGAAGCCCTCGGTGCGGCGATTGAGAAAGCCATCGCCGTCTTTGCCGTGTAG
- the sufD gene encoding Fe-S cluster assembly protein SufD: MTAMKAETARAFNPFAAAFAALSTTSLAGTPAADWRSAAFAAFERMGIPTVKEEAWRYTNLAPLTKQPFQLATADGLDPALLRQGIPFFDESATTRLVFVNGVFQASLSDLSGLPAGVEVGRLNDDFQPATVGDTPFRALNTAFVQEALVIRVPRGKAVAPPIGVFFVTAPTLDFTMTHPRVVIELDAAAIATVAEIHTVLCDEEGRFGAHPYLTNAVTDVQLGQGAHLTHIKIQTEGAHAYHIADLRAVVGRGASFTNHAHALGGLLSRQEIHARFTDEGGECRLYGLQAIAGRQLADTHVVVDHAVPDCTSEVLYKGVFDGQAHGVFDGRVLVRHGAQRTNAITTNKNLLLSRTARADTKPQLEIFADDVKCGHGATVGQLDQDEIFYLRSRGLPAAEARRLLTFGFAREVSEKLPVPSLRVRLDGALAARVESSSSSHGETAI; this comes from the coding sequence ATGACGGCGATGAAAGCGGAAACCGCTAGAGCGTTCAATCCATTCGCCGCCGCTTTCGCGGCGTTGTCCACCACGTCGCTTGCCGGCACGCCGGCGGCGGATTGGCGTAGTGCGGCTTTCGCTGCTTTTGAGCGGATGGGCATTCCCACGGTTAAGGAAGAGGCGTGGCGCTATACCAACCTAGCCCCACTGACCAAGCAGCCCTTCCAGCTGGCGACGGCGGATGGTCTAGACCCCGCCCTGCTACGGCAGGGCATTCCGTTCTTCGACGAGTCTGCGACGACGCGCCTAGTGTTTGTCAACGGCGTGTTTCAGGCGTCGCTTTCCGACCTGAGCGGCTTACCGGCGGGTGTTGAAGTCGGACGGTTGAACGACGATTTCCAACCGGCGACGGTGGGGGACACGCCGTTTCGGGCGCTCAACACGGCGTTTGTGCAGGAGGCACTGGTGATTCGTGTCCCGCGCGGCAAGGCCGTTGCGCCGCCCATCGGCGTGTTTTTTGTCACTGCGCCGACGCTCGACTTCACGATGACGCATCCGCGCGTCGTGATTGAACTGGATGCGGCCGCGATTGCGACGGTGGCTGAAATTCACACCGTGCTGTGCGACGAAGAGGGACGTTTTGGCGCGCACCCGTATTTGACCAACGCCGTAACGGACGTTCAGCTTGGACAGGGCGCGCATCTGACGCACATCAAGATTCAGACCGAGGGCGCGCACGCCTATCACATCGCCGACTTGCGGGCGGTTGTCGGACGCGGCGCATCCTTCACAAACCACGCCCATGCTTTGGGCGGGCTGCTTTCACGACAGGAGATCCATGCCCGGTTTACAGACGAAGGTGGCGAGTGCCGACTGTACGGGTTGCAGGCCATTGCCGGCCGTCAACTGGCCGATACGCATGTCGTGGTGGATCACGCCGTACCGGACTGCACGAGTGAGGTTCTCTACAAGGGCGTGTTTGACGGTCAGGCGCATGGCGTCTTCGACGGGCGCGTACTTGTCCGACACGGCGCACAGCGCACCAATGCCATCACAACCAACAAAAATTTGTTGCTTTCAAGGACGGCGCGTGCCGACACGAAACCGCAACTGGAGATTTTCGCCGACGATGTCAAATGCGGCCACGGCGCGACGGTCGGGCAACTTGACCAAGACGAGATTTTCTACCTGCGCAGCCGTGGTTTGCCGGCCGCCGAGGCGCGGCGGCTGCTGACATTCGGCTTTGCGCGGGAAGTCAGCGAAAAACTCCCTGTCCCCTCACTTCGGGTTCGACTCGACGGCGCGTTGGCGGCCCGCGTCGAATCATCCTCATCGTCTCACGGAGAAACTGCGATATGA
- the sufC gene encoding Fe-S cluster assembly ATPase SufC, with amino-acid sequence MLEIKNLHVSIEGRPILRGVNLTVKAGEIHAIMGPNGSGKSTLSKVLAGHPDYTVTAGEVLYFGKNLLELEPDERAREGVFLAFQYPVEIPGVSNATFLRAAYNQLRKHRGEEELDPLEFDDLLQEKIKIVEMDKSFIERSVNEGFSGGEKKRNEILQMAILEPKLAVLDETDSGLDIDALRIVANGVNRLHTDDNAIILVTHYQRLLEYIQPDFVHVLLNGRIVKSGGKELALELERRGYDWVREEVESKAAGVGA; translated from the coding sequence ATGCTTGAAATCAAAAATCTCCACGTGTCCATCGAAGGTCGCCCTATTCTGCGCGGCGTGAACCTGACGGTTAAAGCTGGCGAAATTCACGCCATTATGGGTCCGAACGGGTCGGGCAAAAGCACGCTGTCCAAGGTTTTGGCAGGCCATCCTGACTACACAGTGACGGCAGGTGAAGTTCTCTATTTCGGCAAAAATCTGCTCGAACTTGAACCTGACGAGCGCGCCCGCGAAGGTGTTTTTCTTGCTTTTCAGTACCCGGTTGAGATTCCCGGTGTTAGCAACGCGACGTTCCTGCGTGCCGCCTACAACCAGCTACGTAAGCATCGTGGCGAGGAAGAGCTTGACCCGTTGGAATTCGACGATCTGCTTCAGGAGAAAATCAAGATCGTTGAGATGGACAAGTCGTTCATTGAGCGTTCCGTCAACGAAGGCTTTTCGGGCGGCGAGAAGAAGCGCAACGAGATTTTGCAGATGGCAATTTTGGAGCCGAAGCTGGCGGTGTTGGACGAAACCGACTCGGGCTTGGACATTGACGCGCTGCGGATTGTAGCCAACGGGGTCAACCGGCTGCATACTGACGACAATGCCATCATCCTCGTCACCCACTACCAGCGGCTGTTGGAGTACATCCAGCCGGATTTTGTCCACGTGCTGCTCAACGGGCGCATTGTCAAGTCAGGCGGCAAGGAGCTGGCGCTTGAACTTGAGCGACGCGGCTATGACTGGGTTCGAGAGGAAGTTGAATCCAAGGCGGCGGGCGTGGGGGCATGA
- the sufB gene encoding Fe-S cluster assembly protein SufB, with protein sequence MSALAATLAAQEYKYGFTTDIESDVVPRGLNEDIIRLISAKKEEPAFMLEFRLKAYRQWLKMTEPTWQNVTYPPIDYQDIIYYSAPKPKKKLNSLDEVDPELLETFEKLGIPLHEQKLLANVAVDAIFDSVSVATTYKEKLREHGVIFCSFSEAVKEHPELVRKYLGTVVPINDNYFAALNSAVFSDGSFVFVPKGVQCPMELSSYFRINNAESGQFERTLIICEEGASVSYLEGCTAPKYDKNQLHAAVVELIALDDAEIKYSTVQNWYAGDAEGRGGIYNFVTKRGKCLGRNSKISWTQVETGSAITWKYPSCILIGDNSVGEFYSVALTNHRQQADTGTKMIHIGKNTRSRIVSKGISAGKSNNSYRGLVKILPSADNARNYTQCDSMLIGHDCGANTFPYIEVQNNTAKVEHEATTSKISEEQIFYFMQRGIPQEDAISMIISGFCKEVIRELPMEFAVEAQRLLGLKLENSVG encoded by the coding sequence ATGAGCGCCCTTGCTGCGACTTTGGCTGCGCAGGAATACAAGTACGGCTTTACAACTGACATCGAGTCAGATGTCGTCCCGCGCGGCCTCAACGAAGACATCATTCGGCTCATTTCCGCCAAGAAGGAAGAGCCGGCCTTTATGCTGGAGTTCCGGCTCAAGGCCTATCGGCAGTGGCTAAAGATGACGGAGCCAACCTGGCAGAACGTCACCTACCCGCCGATTGACTATCAGGACATCATTTACTATTCCGCGCCGAAGCCGAAGAAGAAGCTCAACAGCCTCGACGAGGTGGATCCGGAACTGCTCGAAACCTTTGAAAAGCTCGGCATTCCGCTCCATGAGCAAAAGCTGCTGGCGAACGTCGCCGTGGACGCCATCTTCGACAGTGTTTCAGTAGCGACCACTTACAAAGAAAAGCTCCGCGAACACGGGGTCATTTTTTGCTCGTTCTCCGAAGCGGTGAAGGAGCACCCGGAGCTTGTCCGGAAGTACCTTGGGACGGTTGTGCCCATCAACGACAACTACTTTGCGGCGCTTAACTCGGCCGTGTTTAGCGACGGGTCGTTTGTCTTTGTGCCGAAGGGCGTGCAGTGCCCGATGGAGTTGTCGAGCTATTTCCGCATCAACAACGCAGAGTCGGGACAGTTCGAGCGGACGCTCATCATCTGCGAGGAAGGCGCGTCGGTGTCGTATCTGGAAGGCTGCACTGCGCCGAAGTACGACAAGAACCAGCTCCATGCCGCCGTGGTTGAGCTGATTGCGCTCGATGACGCCGAAATCAAGTACTCGACGGTTCAAAACTGGTATGCCGGTGACGCGGAAGGGCGCGGCGGCATCTACAACTTCGTCACCAAGCGCGGCAAATGCTTGGGGCGCAACTCGAAGATTTCGTGGACGCAGGTTGAAACCGGCTCGGCGATTACGTGGAAGTACCCAAGCTGCATCCTGATCGGTGACAACTCAGTGGGCGAGTTCTACTCGGTGGCGCTGACCAACCACCGGCAGCAGGCTGACACCGGCACGAAGATGATCCACATCGGCAAAAACACGCGGTCGCGGATCGTGTCGAAGGGCATCTCGGCCGGCAAGTCGAACAACAGCTACCGTGGGCTGGTCAAGATTCTGCCTAGCGCTGACAACGCCCGGAACTACACGCAGTGCGACTCAATGCTCATCGGTCATGACTGCGGGGCAAACACTTTCCCATATATCGAGGTTCAGAACAACACCGCCAAGGTCGAGCACGAAGCCACGACCTCAAAAATCAGCGAGGAGCAGATTTTCTACTTCATGCAGCGCGGCATTCCACAGGAAGACGCCATCTCGATGATCATCAGCGGCTTCTGCAAGGAAGTCATCCGCGAGCTGCCGATGGAGTTCGCCGTCGAGGCGCAGCGGTTGCTTGGCCTGAAGTTAGAAAACTCAGTCGGGTAG